One Bradyrhizobium manausense DNA segment encodes these proteins:
- a CDS encoding MFS transporter, with translation MTAMRRRVVVASTLGNAFEWFDYAIFGMFAPIISKLFFPASNEVNSMLLTFATFAVAFAMRPLSGILFGLYADRLGRKRALTLMIIMMAIGTGMIGLLPTYAAIGIAAPLLMVIARLIQGISVGGEFSNATAMLVEYSPKNRRGYYGSFQMVSQALGFTVGALLAYLATAYASPAALESWGWRVPFILGILIGPFGYWLRSNIDETPEFQRYLQSRQKPANTPLQELFTNHLRELVVGFCIVVMGTVSYYVMLLYIPIYAVRQLGMPMSGAQLSSVLSTALIVIFCPLAGSLSDRIGRRTILLPATIIYVIVVWTAVHYLLAAPSLGGLILAQMATSLVMAFIWGPTPVVLMELFPVGVRSTGVGLIYNFAVAIFGGLAPFAITWLIAATGDKMSPVYYVAISGAVGLLGLLLLREHRTDPTGS, from the coding sequence ATGACTGCGATGCGCCGCCGCGTGGTGGTCGCCTCGACATTGGGCAACGCCTTTGAATGGTTCGACTACGCCATCTTCGGCATGTTTGCACCGATCATTTCAAAGCTGTTCTTCCCGGCCAGCAACGAGGTCAACTCGATGCTGCTGACATTTGCGACATTCGCGGTCGCGTTTGCGATGCGGCCGCTGAGTGGCATATTGTTCGGCCTCTATGCCGATCGGCTCGGCCGCAAGCGCGCGCTGACGCTGATGATCATCATGATGGCCATCGGCACCGGCATGATCGGCCTGTTGCCGACCTATGCTGCGATCGGCATCGCCGCGCCGCTGCTCATGGTGATTGCAAGGCTGATCCAGGGCATTTCGGTCGGCGGTGAATTCTCCAACGCCACCGCCATGCTGGTCGAGTATTCGCCGAAGAACCGCCGCGGCTATTACGGCAGCTTCCAGATGGTGTCGCAGGCGCTCGGCTTCACGGTCGGCGCGCTTCTGGCCTACCTTGCTACGGCCTATGCCTCGCCCGCGGCGCTGGAAAGCTGGGGGTGGCGGGTGCCGTTCATCCTCGGGATTCTCATCGGCCCGTTCGGCTATTGGCTTCGATCCAACATCGACGAAACGCCGGAATTCCAGCGCTATCTGCAATCCCGGCAAAAGCCCGCGAACACGCCTCTTCAGGAGCTGTTCACGAACCATCTGCGCGAGCTCGTGGTCGGCTTCTGCATCGTGGTGATGGGGACCGTCTCCTACTACGTGATGCTGCTCTACATCCCGATCTATGCCGTCCGCCAGCTGGGGATGCCCATGAGCGGCGCGCAATTGTCGTCGGTGCTGTCGACGGCGCTGATCGTGATTTTCTGTCCCCTCGCCGGCAGCCTGTCTGATCGTATTGGACGCCGTACGATCCTGCTGCCGGCGACGATCATCTATGTGATCGTCGTGTGGACCGCCGTGCACTATCTGCTCGCGGCGCCCTCGCTCGGCGGACTGATTTTGGCGCAGATGGCGACATCGCTCGTCATGGCGTTCATTTGGGGGCCGACGCCGGTCGTCCTGATGGAATTATTCCCGGTCGGCGTTCGTTCGACCGGCGTCGGGCTGATCTATAATTTCGCCGTTGCAATCTTCGGCGGACTGGCGCCGTTCGCGATCACCTGGCTGATCGCGGCCACAGGCGACAAGATGAGCCCGGTCTATTACGTCGCCATCTCCGGGGCCGTCGGCCTTCTGGGTCTGCTGCTGTTGCGCGAGCATCGCACCGACCCAACGGGGTCGTAG
- a CDS encoding CHAT domain-containing protein has protein sequence MSLDAANPFKSRPDATLPRKLLVLAVLLGSTGSAAALTKEAAIENCRMTVGKPIVQACMRSGGGANLEACRATASPKVKACVLAALNAANGRANVAVELPKEVAPKLDPGTALPKDFVAPPRNIADITAILDGEKPDEKMIAELKSDADDMPTGKESRVDLAQFYFDRANARAQLGRLTEATADANKAVETGRGAASPNMMARMMQLQSFQYATAGDPKRAFEILQRMLRDFAGTPTAKGFQFGANRSIAAILIQMGDIPQAEAYLRRSLTAIQEARTSGLPGWRASYARLGQNWEGEIEISRGQIFEARGQFAEAETAYRTAETRKRAGTKGVLEGDNPPAETLLLQAIDSTVLNQARMKARQGRLAEAEVDARRALLSRLKDTGKYNPVTPRFVMGLAGILVDQGRYDEAEQLGRVALDISKTVGVPEDSQSTVQLLSALAGILNLQRKNAEANEIFARIDKAVANWDPQRRQVIELNPARIIALYNSGQLDAGIAAAEQLVKKQIGRVGESHFDTASARGTLAVGLMLAKRDADAIREFKAAIPVMMANANENADDENTTVVAARSQRLQTIVESYLLLLARAEGTGDAVGEETFGLADAIRGRSVQQALAASSARAAAKDPALAELVRKEQDLTKQVNAQLGTLNNVLAIPSSERDEKGAQQIQASIAALRSQRDKARQEIKQKFPVYADLVSPKPPSVAEIRAILSDNEAMLSFYFGQNGSFVWAVPKSGPVAFAAVNAKIGDIETKIRKLREALEPQAAMISDIPPFDLKLGYELYELLLKPVESGWKPARNLIVVTNGALGLLPLSLLPTAPAEVAADEDPLFVGYRKVPWLARTHAVSTVPSAAALRTLRQLPPGKPGRGELVAFGDPYFNKEEEAEAESADSKVQVADVGGNVTRGMPLKRRSSPKLDGVDSAEIGLLPRLPDTADELKSIALALQADPSKVLFLGKNATESAVKTMNLSGFRILAFATHGLVPGELNGLTQPALALSSPAVTGEGGDGLLTMEEILSLKLDADWVILSACNTGAGAGAGAEAASGLGRAFFYAGTRALLVTNWSVHSQSARQLVTDLFKRQADDPKLSRSEALRQAMMALVDGPGYLNDEGKTEFAYAHPLFWAPYTIIGDGGVR, from the coding sequence ATGAGCTTAGACGCCGCGAATCCGTTTAAGAGCCGTCCGGACGCCACCCTGCCGCGCAAACTGCTGGTCCTCGCCGTTCTCCTGGGATCGACCGGCTCGGCTGCCGCGCTGACCAAGGAGGCGGCAATCGAGAACTGCCGGATGACCGTCGGCAAGCCGATCGTGCAGGCCTGCATGCGTTCGGGCGGCGGCGCCAATCTGGAAGCGTGCCGCGCCACGGCTTCTCCCAAGGTCAAGGCCTGCGTCTTGGCGGCGCTCAACGCCGCCAATGGCCGCGCCAACGTCGCCGTCGAGCTTCCCAAGGAAGTGGCACCGAAGCTCGATCCGGGCACGGCCCTGCCGAAGGACTTTGTCGCGCCGCCGCGCAACATTGCGGACATCACGGCGATCCTCGACGGCGAGAAGCCGGACGAGAAGATGATCGCGGAGTTGAAGTCGGATGCCGACGATATGCCGACGGGGAAGGAATCGCGCGTGGATCTCGCGCAGTTCTATTTTGATCGCGCCAACGCGCGCGCCCAACTCGGCCGCCTCACCGAGGCCACGGCCGATGCCAACAAGGCCGTGGAGACGGGGCGCGGCGCCGCCAGCCCGAACATGATGGCACGGATGATGCAACTGCAGTCGTTCCAATACGCGACTGCGGGCGACCCCAAGCGTGCGTTCGAAATCCTCCAGAGAATGCTGCGCGATTTCGCCGGCACGCCGACGGCCAAGGGATTTCAGTTCGGCGCCAACCGCTCGATTGCGGCCATCCTGATCCAGATGGGCGACATCCCGCAGGCCGAAGCCTATCTGCGCCGGAGCCTGACTGCGATCCAGGAAGCGCGCACGAGCGGACTTCCCGGCTGGCGCGCCTCCTATGCCCGGCTCGGCCAGAACTGGGAGGGTGAGATCGAGATTTCGCGCGGCCAGATATTCGAAGCGCGGGGTCAGTTTGCCGAGGCCGAGACAGCCTATCGCACCGCGGAGACGCGCAAGCGTGCCGGCACCAAGGGGGTTCTTGAAGGGGACAATCCGCCGGCCGAGACCCTTCTGCTGCAGGCGATCGACAGCACCGTCCTGAATCAGGCGCGCATGAAGGCGCGGCAGGGCAGGCTCGCCGAAGCCGAGGTCGATGCGCGCCGGGCCCTGTTGTCGCGCCTGAAGGACACCGGCAAGTACAATCCGGTGACGCCGCGTTTTGTAATGGGATTGGCCGGAATTCTGGTCGACCAGGGCCGCTACGACGAAGCCGAACAGCTCGGCCGCGTCGCGCTCGATATCAGCAAGACGGTCGGCGTGCCGGAAGACTCGCAGTCGACCGTGCAGCTGCTCTCGGCGCTCGCCGGCATTCTGAATCTCCAGCGCAAGAATGCCGAAGCCAACGAGATATTTGCGCGGATCGACAAGGCGGTCGCCAATTGGGATCCGCAGCGCCGCCAGGTCATCGAGCTCAATCCGGCGCGCATTATCGCGCTCTACAATTCCGGCCAGCTCGACGCCGGCATCGCCGCCGCCGAGCAGCTGGTCAAGAAGCAGATCGGGCGGGTCGGAGAAAGCCATTTCGATACCGCGTCGGCGCGCGGCACCCTGGCTGTGGGCTTGATGCTCGCCAAGCGCGATGCCGACGCGATCCGCGAGTTCAAGGCCGCCATCCCGGTCATGATGGCGAACGCGAACGAGAACGCCGACGACGAGAACACGACCGTTGTCGCCGCGCGCAGCCAGCGGCTTCAAACCATCGTCGAGAGCTATCTGCTGCTGCTCGCGCGGGCCGAGGGCACCGGCGACGCCGTCGGGGAGGAGACGTTCGGCCTGGCAGACGCCATCCGCGGCCGCTCCGTGCAGCAGGCGCTGGCGGCCTCCAGCGCGCGTGCCGCAGCCAAGGATCCCGCGCTGGCCGAGCTGGTGCGCAAGGAGCAGGATCTCACCAAGCAGGTCAACGCTCAGCTCGGCACGCTCAACAACGTCCTCGCCATTCCCTCGTCGGAGCGCGACGAGAAGGGGGCGCAGCAGATCCAGGCGTCGATTGCCGCCTTGCGCAGTCAACGCGACAAGGCGCGCCAGGAGATCAAGCAGAAATTCCCCGTTTACGCCGATCTGGTCTCGCCGAAGCCGCCGAGCGTCGCCGAAATCCGCGCGATATTGTCCGACAATGAAGCGATGTTGTCGTTCTATTTCGGCCAGAACGGCAGCTTCGTCTGGGCCGTGCCGAAATCGGGGCCGGTGGCGTTCGCTGCCGTGAACGCCAAGATCGGCGATATCGAGACCAAGATTCGCAAGTTGCGCGAGGCACTCGAGCCACAGGCCGCGATGATCTCGGACATTCCGCCGTTCGATCTGAAGCTCGGTTACGAACTCTACGAGCTGTTGCTGAAGCCGGTCGAGAGCGGATGGAAGCCGGCCAGGAATCTGATCGTGGTGACCAACGGCGCGCTCGGCCTGTTGCCGCTGTCGCTGTTGCCGACCGCGCCGGCGGAGGTCGCGGCGGACGAGGATCCACTGTTCGTCGGCTATCGCAAGGTGCCGTGGCTGGCCCGGACCCATGCCGTGTCGACCGTGCCGTCGGCGGCAGCGTTGCGCACGCTGCGGCAGTTGCCGCCGGGCAAGCCCGGCCGCGGCGAACTCGTGGCGTTCGGCGACCCCTATTTCAACAAGGAGGAGGAAGCCGAGGCCGAAAGCGCTGACAGCAAGGTTCAGGTGGCCGATGTCGGTGGCAACGTCACCCGCGGCATGCCGCTGAAGCGCCGCAGCAGCCCGAAGCTGGACGGCGTCGACAGCGCCGAGATCGGCCTCTTGCCGCGGCTTCCTGATACGGCCGATGAGCTCAAGTCGATCGCGCTGGCGCTGCAGGCGGATCCCTCAAAAGTCCTGTTCCTCGGCAAGAACGCGACCGAGAGCGCGGTCAAGACGATGAACCTGTCCGGTTTCCGCATTCTTGCTTTTGCCACGCACGGTCTGGTCCCGGGCGAGCTCAACGGACTGACCCAGCCCGCGCTCGCGCTGTCCTCGCCGGCGGTGACGGGCGAAGGTGGCGACGGCCTGCTGACCATGGAGGAGATTCTCAGCCTGAAGCTCGACGCCGACTGGGTGATTCTGTCCGCCTGTAACACCGGTGCTGGCGCAGGCGCCGGTGCCGAGGCAGCCTCCGGCCTTGGCCGCGCGTTCTTCTACGCGGGCACGCGCGCCTTGCTGGTGACGAACTGGTCGGTGCATTCGCAATCGGCGCGGCAGCTGGTGACCGACCTGTTCAAGCGGCAGGCCGATGATCCGAAACTGTCGCGGAGCGAAGCGCTGCGGCAGGCGATGATGGCCCTGGTCGACGGTCCCGGTTACCTGAACGACGAAGGCAAGACCGAGTTCGCCTACGCGCATCCGCTGTTCTGGGCGCCGTATACGATCATCGGTGACGGCGGTGTGCGATGA
- a CDS encoding alpha/beta fold hydrolase, whose product MSAVRYHSIEVDGLKVFYREALKAGAPKLLLLHGFPSSGHMFRDLMPLLADRFHLVAPDLPGFGLTDMPPRERFPYTFDNIARVIDRFTEIIGFDRFAIYVFDYGAPTGFRMAVRHPERISAIISQNGNAYEEGLSDGWTPIRAYWEDASEANRKALRAFLTPETTSWQYTHGVPDPTRVSPDGQNLDNYYLARPGADDIQLDLFGDYKSNVALYPTFQNYFRTHKPPFLAVWGKNDPFFLPPGAEAFKRDIPEAEVRFFDTGHFALETHCAEIAKIIGDFIDARVRK is encoded by the coding sequence ATGAGTGCAGTCCGGTACCATTCCATCGAGGTCGACGGCCTCAAAGTGTTCTATCGCGAAGCGCTGAAAGCCGGAGCGCCGAAGCTTCTTCTGCTGCACGGCTTTCCCAGCTCAGGCCACATGTTCCGTGACCTGATGCCGCTGCTTGCCGACAGATTTCATCTGGTCGCACCTGACCTTCCCGGCTTCGGCCTCACCGACATGCCGCCGCGGGAACGCTTCCCCTACACATTCGACAACATCGCACGCGTGATCGATCGCTTTACCGAGATCATCGGGTTCGATCGCTTTGCGATTTACGTTTTCGACTACGGCGCGCCGACAGGCTTTCGAATGGCCGTTCGCCATCCCGAACGCATCAGTGCGATCATCTCGCAGAACGGCAACGCCTACGAAGAGGGTCTCAGTGACGGCTGGACCCCGATCCGGGCCTATTGGGAAGATGCCTCGGAAGCGAACCGAAAAGCGCTGCGCGCTTTCCTCACGCCCGAGACGACAAGCTGGCAATACACCCACGGCGTACCCGACCCGACGCGCGTGTCGCCGGACGGCCAGAACCTCGACAATTACTATCTGGCCCGTCCTGGCGCTGACGACATCCAGCTCGACCTCTTCGGCGACTACAAGAGCAACGTCGCCCTCTATCCTACATTCCAAAACTACTTCCGCACGCACAAGCCGCCATTCCTTGCGGTGTGGGGCAAGAACGACCCGTTCTTCCTTCCGCCTGGCGCCGAAGCCTTCAAGCGCGACATCCCGGAGGCAGAGGTCCGCTTCTTCGACACCGGCCATTTCGCGCTGGAGACGCACTGCGCCGAGATCGCGAAGATCATCGGCGATTTCATAGATGCGCGCGTGCGCAAGTAG
- a CDS encoding VOC family protein, protein MPRRLDHFVICVHDLAQAATDWQRLGFALTPTGVHPFGTSNRLAMLENNFFELLAVTDAAAVPPATSGHFSFAAHNREFLESAEGMSMLVLHTTDAHADAARFRSQGIGAYAPFDFGRDAVLPGGDRARVAFSLAFATDPGMPGLAFFTCQQRHPPELFWKPDYQRHPNGALRVTEVVMSAPDPMKHKSFLERFAETDAEPVPDGLTIGEHGDRITVLGPDGIARRLPGVDGGGSPRFCAVRIAVGNLDATAGTLKGNGVGFEATGSVLLVPPAASHGLALEFVEQETH, encoded by the coding sequence ATGCCGCGCCGACTGGACCACTTTGTCATCTGTGTTCACGACCTCGCGCAGGCCGCGACAGATTGGCAAAGGCTCGGCTTCGCCCTGACGCCAACCGGGGTGCATCCCTTTGGCACCAGCAACCGGCTGGCGATGTTAGAAAACAATTTCTTCGAGCTGCTGGCCGTCACCGACGCTGCGGCGGTGCCGCCGGCCACATCAGGCCATTTCAGCTTCGCCGCACATAATCGCGAATTCCTCGAAAGCGCCGAGGGAATGTCGATGCTGGTCCTCCACACCACAGACGCCCACGCCGACGCGGCGCGTTTCCGCAGCCAAGGCATCGGTGCCTATGCGCCATTCGATTTTGGCCGCGACGCAGTGCTGCCGGGCGGGGACAGGGCCCGCGTCGCCTTCTCGCTGGCCTTTGCCACCGATCCCGGGATGCCCGGCCTTGCCTTCTTCACTTGCCAGCAGCGCCATCCGCCGGAACTGTTCTGGAAGCCGGACTATCAGCGTCACCCCAACGGCGCCCTGCGCGTGACCGAGGTGGTGATGTCGGCGCCGGACCCGATGAAGCACAAATCCTTCCTCGAACGCTTCGCAGAGACTGACGCCGAGCCCGTGCCCGACGGACTGACAATCGGCGAGCACGGTGATCGGATCACGGTCCTGGGGCCAGATGGGATCGCGCGCCGGCTGCCGGGCGTCGATGGGGGCGGATCGCCTAGGTTTTGTGCGGTCCGCATCGCGGTTGGCAATCTCGACGCCACCGCAGGAACACTGAAAGGCAACGGCGTCGGGTTCGAAGCCACGGGCAGCGTGCTGCTGGTTCCGCCCGCGGCCTCGCACGGCCTGGCACTGGAATTCGTCGAACAGGAGACACACTGA
- a CDS encoding SDR family oxidoreductase → MSKSVAIVTGASQGIGRATAIRLARDFSELVLVARNRANLDETAEAVRTAGAKPLVIDADLADPAAAGAIVDQALAAFGRIDALLNIAGAVPQIDLFEMTDAQWNGGLALKLHGARRLTIAAWSALKAAQGSVVLMSGNSALFPKAPYAGVGTINAAIVALAKAFSDRGIADGVQVNSVLPGPVMTGRRRSYLEHWAPLHNMTVEQATANFPKEAGIARYGEPEEIAELMAFLVSPGARWMTGSTLRMDGGEVKSI, encoded by the coding sequence ATGTCAAAGTCTGTGGCCATTGTTACCGGTGCCAGCCAGGGCATCGGCCGCGCGACGGCAATACGTCTCGCGCGTGATTTTTCGGAGCTCGTGCTGGTCGCGCGCAACCGCGCCAATCTGGACGAGACCGCGGAGGCCGTGAGGACCGCCGGCGCAAAACCGCTGGTCATCGATGCCGATCTGGCGGATCCCGCGGCGGCGGGCGCGATCGTCGATCAGGCGCTCGCGGCTTTCGGCCGGATCGACGCCCTGCTCAACATCGCAGGCGCGGTCCCGCAGATCGACCTGTTTGAGATGACCGATGCGCAATGGAACGGCGGGCTGGCGCTGAAGCTGCACGGCGCTCGCCGCCTCACGATCGCAGCCTGGTCGGCATTGAAGGCGGCGCAGGGCTCGGTCGTGCTGATGTCCGGCAACTCCGCCCTCTTTCCGAAGGCGCCTTATGCAGGCGTTGGCACGATCAACGCCGCCATTGTCGCGCTGGCAAAGGCATTCTCCGACCGCGGCATCGCCGACGGCGTGCAGGTCAACAGCGTGCTGCCGGGACCGGTGATGACGGGACGGCGCCGGTCCTATCTCGAGCATTGGGCCCCGCTGCACAACATGACGGTCGAGCAGGCAACGGCAAATTTTCCGAAGGAAGCCGGTATCGCGCGCTATGGCGAGCCCGAGGAGATCGCCGAGCTGATGGCGTTCCTTGTGTCGCCAGGCGCTCGCTGGATGACCGGCTCGACGCTGCGCATGGACGGCGGCGAAGTGAAATCGATCTGA
- a CDS encoding L-2-amino-thiazoline-4-carboxylic acid hydrolase, with amino-acid sequence MADIHPFYERHRDAMEAAMRHRLDLAEAMLRERARLADIDGIRREVMDEFVIVLSQTPYVGGTANRMSDFFMRLIGFMAISRVLRRHGVPLPVIGEIERDTYKTQLLTVPEAERLAAGDQFMSPENQALLREQAAASTTGSHQSEFPEDFVYDFVEPGPNDSFEFGIDYRACGFCKFAGRHGDKEILPHICGLDFDAYATRGIRLERTQTLAGGASHCNFRFSRLHRDG; translated from the coding sequence ATGGCTGATATCCATCCCTTTTACGAGCGCCATCGTGACGCCATGGAGGCCGCGATGCGCCATCGGCTCGACCTTGCCGAGGCAATGCTGCGCGAGCGCGCGCGGCTCGCCGATATCGACGGGATCAGGCGGGAGGTGATGGACGAATTCGTCATCGTGCTCAGCCAGACGCCCTACGTCGGCGGCACTGCGAACCGCATGAGCGATTTCTTCATGCGGCTGATCGGATTCATGGCGATCAGCCGCGTGCTGCGGCGGCATGGCGTACCGCTGCCTGTCATCGGCGAGATCGAGCGGGACACCTACAAGACGCAATTGCTCACCGTGCCTGAGGCGGAACGCCTCGCGGCGGGAGATCAATTCATGTCGCCGGAGAACCAGGCCTTGCTGCGCGAGCAGGCGGCGGCAAGCACGACAGGGAGCCATCAGAGCGAATTTCCGGAGGATTTCGTCTACGATTTCGTCGAACCGGGTCCAAATGACAGTTTTGAATTCGGCATCGACTACCGGGCTTGCGGCTTCTGCAAATTCGCAGGCCGCCACGGCGACAAGGAGATCCTTCCCCACATTTGCGGGCTCGATTTCGACGCCTATGCGACGCGCGGCATCCGCCTGGAACGGACGCAGACGCTGGCCGGCGGCGCGAGCCACTGCAATTTCCGCTTCTCGCGACTGCATCGTGACGGCTGA
- a CDS encoding RidA family protein, producing the protein MAHIVSHNPATVCPPAGGYCMGLEVTQHRRLLFISGQVPERLDGSVPDSFEAQCEQSWRNVVEVLAAAGLGVAHLVKVTTFLTDRSQLVANRIIRRRVLGDHQPALTAVVVQTVDSKWLLEIEAIAAE; encoded by the coding sequence ATGGCCCATATCGTCAGCCACAATCCCGCAACGGTTTGCCCTCCCGCCGGTGGTTACTGCATGGGGCTCGAAGTGACGCAGCATCGCCGCCTGCTGTTCATCAGCGGCCAGGTGCCGGAGAGACTCGACGGCAGCGTGCCCGACAGTTTCGAGGCGCAATGCGAGCAGTCCTGGCGTAACGTCGTGGAGGTGCTCGCCGCTGCCGGCCTTGGTGTCGCGCATCTGGTCAAGGTCACCACGTTCTTGACCGACCGCAGCCAGCTCGTCGCCAACCGCATCATTCGCCGCAGAGTGCTCGGGGATCACCAGCCCGCGCTGACGGCCGTGGTAGTCCAGACCGTCGACAGCAAATGGCTGCTCGAGATCGAGGCGATCGCCGCGGAATGA
- a CDS encoding amidohydrolase, which translates to MGAREYLQQEMPLLMSWRHDFHAHPEIGFQETRTAARVAELLAGWGIEVRTGVGGTGVIGTLRGRRPGHNAIGFRADMDALPMTGRADVPYRSTRPDAFHGCGHDGHTATLLGAAKYLSEHPDFAGTIHFIFQPAEETLRGGPAMIADGLFTHAPVSEVYGLHNNPLMPPGKVGIRTGAILSGCDPLRIEVHGVGAHGAQPHQGIDPIVIACELVGLLQTVVSRSLNALDSGVVSFGVIQGGTTANVIPDRVVLEGTIRSMSTEGRALLLRRVGEICDGVARCFGIKITCDIAAGCPPTMNHAEPSAAVARAARLVVGSDDLVADVTPLMASEDFSFMLQERPGAYFFVGQNGPNCHHPEYVFDDAIMPIGGAMFVQIAYDRLNRT; encoded by the coding sequence ATGGGTGCGCGCGAATATCTGCAGCAGGAAATGCCGCTGTTGATGAGCTGGCGCCACGATTTCCACGCCCATCCGGAAATCGGTTTCCAGGAGACGCGCACCGCCGCCAGGGTTGCCGAGTTGCTCGCCGGCTGGGGCATCGAAGTCCGTACCGGCGTCGGCGGCACCGGGGTGATCGGCACGCTGCGGGGGCGCCGGCCCGGCCACAACGCCATCGGCTTCCGGGCCGACATGGACGCCCTGCCGATGACCGGTCGCGCCGATGTGCCGTATCGCTCGACCCGGCCGGACGCGTTCCACGGCTGCGGACATGACGGGCACACTGCGACGCTGCTGGGCGCGGCCAAGTATCTGTCCGAGCATCCTGACTTCGCCGGCACGATCCATTTCATCTTTCAGCCCGCCGAGGAGACGTTGCGCGGCGGCCCGGCGATGATTGCCGACGGCCTCTTTACCCACGCACCGGTCAGCGAAGTCTATGGCCTGCACAACAATCCGCTGATGCCGCCCGGCAAGGTTGGCATTCGCACCGGCGCGATCCTGTCCGGCTGCGATCCGCTGCGCATCGAGGTGCATGGTGTCGGAGCGCATGGCGCACAGCCGCACCAGGGCATCGATCCCATCGTGATCGCCTGCGAGCTCGTCGGCCTGTTGCAGACCGTCGTCAGCCGCTCGCTCAACGCGCTGGATTCCGGAGTCGTCAGCTTCGGCGTCATCCAGGGCGGCACAACGGCCAACGTCATCCCCGACCGGGTGGTTCTGGAAGGCACCATCCGCTCGATGTCCACGGAAGGGCGGGCACTCCTGCTGCGGCGGGTGGGCGAGATCTGCGACGGCGTTGCCCGCTGCTTTGGCATCAAGATCACCTGCGACATCGCCGCCGGCTGCCCGCCGACGATGAATCACGCGGAGCCATCGGCGGCCGTCGCGCGCGCGGCGCGCCTCGTTGTCGGATCGGACGATCTCGTCGCCGACGTCACGCCGCTGATGGCCTCGGAAGACTTTTCCTTCATGCTTCAGGAGCGGCCTGGAGCTTATTTCTTCGTCGGGCAGAACGGCCCGAATTGCCATCATCCCGAATACGTCTTCGACGATGCGATCATGCCGATCGGCGGCGCCATGTTCGTCCAGATCGCCTACGACCGGCTCAATCGGACTTGA
- a CDS encoding MarR family winged helix-turn-helix transcriptional regulator, protein MRREKVERHLTYRMDTLSSSAIDMANEVYTQCCGLNVRELRVLRLVDDNPGITFSDLAAETRFERSLTSRLLSKLIKDGLLRRAIGKDDARQFNLHTTAKGRGMCAKVARIAGELEEHFLAPLTAAERDALDSCIRKLTEWVDGGGREKIAQLVPKTRRGSASKT, encoded by the coding sequence ATGCGGCGAGAGAAGGTTGAGCGCCATTTAACCTATCGGATGGACACGCTGAGCAGCAGCGCGATCGATATGGCCAACGAGGTCTATACGCAGTGCTGCGGCCTCAACGTGCGAGAGCTGCGCGTGCTGCGCCTCGTCGACGACAATCCGGGAATCACGTTCAGCGATCTCGCTGCGGAGACCAGGTTCGAACGAAGCCTGACCTCGCGCCTGCTTTCGAAGCTCATCAAGGATGGCCTGCTCAGGCGCGCGATCGGCAAGGACGATGCGCGGCAGTTCAATCTGCACACCACGGCAAAGGGCCGTGGGATGTGCGCAAAGGTCGCCAGGATTGCGGGCGAGCTGGAGGAGCACTTCCTCGCTCCATTGACGGCCGCAGAGCGCGATGCGCTGGATTCCTGCATCCGGAAACTGACCGAATGGGTTGATGGCGGGGGCAGGGAGAAGATTGCGCAGCTTGTGCCGAAGACCCGTCGCGGTTCGGCGAGCAAGACCTAG
- a CDS encoding LysR family transcriptional regulator gives MTYALPPLNALRAFEAAARHLSFKLAAHELHVTPAAIGQQVKALEARLGVQLFERLHKQLILTAAGQAYLPGVSEGFRHIAEATSQLKPAGAVLLQLGVHAGFDLRRLDLAAFREAHAEIGLRVLQPAGLHELVEGKVDLLIARSLGHHPGYRCNRVDDGSGLGDWLVAPEGAADCPEIVSFRAWLRAVTSESPRANRRPRLVGGVGS, from the coding sequence ATGACCTATGCCCTTCCGCCACTCAACGCGCTCCGCGCTTTTGAAGCCGCTGCGCGCCATCTCAGCTTCAAGCTGGCCGCGCACGAGCTGCACGTGACGCCCGCAGCCATCGGGCAGCAGGTCAAAGCGCTGGAGGCGCGCCTTGGCGTGCAGCTGTTCGAACGGCTGCACAAGCAGCTCATCCTGACCGCGGCAGGGCAGGCCTATCTGCCCGGTGTGTCCGAAGGCTTTCGCCACATTGCGGAGGCGACCTCGCAATTGAAGCCGGCAGGTGCGGTGCTGCTGCAATTGGGCGTGCATGCCGGCTTTGATTTGCGCCGGCTCGATCTGGCGGCGTTTCGCGAGGCGCATGCCGAGATCGGCCTGCGGGTGCTGCAGCCCGCCGGCCTGCACGAGCTGGTCGAAGGCAAGGTCGATCTCCTGATCGCCCGCAGCCTCGGTCATCATCCTGGTTATCGCTGCAACAGGGTCGACGATGGATCGGGTCTCGGTGATTGGCTGGTCGCACCCGAGGGCGCCGCGGATTGCCCCGAGATCGTCAGCTTTCGCGCCTGGCTGCGCGCCGTGACATCCGAGAGCCCGCGCGCAAATCGCCGTCCGCGGCTGGTCGGCGGCGTCGGAAGTTGA